In a single window of the Streptomyces sp. NBC_00285 genome:
- a CDS encoding NAD(P)H-quinone dehydrogenase, translated as MEYVTRIVIIGGGPGGYEAALVAAQLGAEVTVVDCDGLGGASVLTDCVPSKTLIATAEVMTTFDSSYEELGIIVADDTPPLEQAARVVGVDLGKVNRRVKRLALAQSHDITASVTRAGARVLRGRGRLEGMQSLDGSRKVVVRAVDGSEETLVADAVLIATGGHPRELPDAQPDGERILNWTQVYDLTELPDELIVVGSGVTGAEFAGAYQALGSKVTLVSSRDRVLPGEDPDAAAVLEEVFRRRGMNVMARSRAESAKRVGDRVEVTLADGRVITGSHCLMAVGAIPNSEGMGLEEAGVRVRESGHIWTDKVSRTTAPGVYAAGDVTGVFALASVAAMQGRIAMYHFLGDAVAPLNLKTVSSNVFTDPEIATVGYSQADVDGGKIDARVVKLPLLRNPRAKMQGIRDGFVKIFCRPGTGIIVGGVVVAPRASELIHPISIAVDNNLTVEQIANAFTVYPSLSGSIAEVARQLHTRKDTGKV; from the coding sequence ATGGAGTACGTGACTCGGATCGTGATCATCGGTGGCGGACCCGGCGGATACGAGGCGGCCCTGGTGGCGGCCCAGCTCGGCGCGGAGGTGACCGTCGTCGACTGCGACGGTCTGGGCGGAGCGTCGGTGCTGACCGACTGCGTGCCGTCGAAGACCCTCATCGCGACGGCCGAGGTCATGACGACCTTCGACTCGTCGTACGAGGAGCTGGGGATCATCGTCGCCGACGACACCCCACCGCTGGAGCAGGCCGCCCGCGTGGTCGGGGTCGACCTGGGCAAGGTCAACCGGCGTGTGAAGCGGCTCGCCCTCGCCCAGTCGCACGACATCACCGCCTCCGTGACACGTGCCGGTGCCCGGGTGCTGCGCGGCCGTGGCCGTCTGGAGGGCATGCAGTCCCTCGACGGTTCGCGCAAGGTCGTCGTGCGGGCCGTCGACGGCAGCGAGGAGACCCTCGTCGCGGATGCCGTGCTCATCGCCACGGGCGGACACCCGCGTGAGCTGCCCGACGCCCAGCCCGACGGGGAGCGCATCCTCAACTGGACCCAGGTCTACGACCTCACCGAGCTGCCGGACGAGCTCATCGTGGTCGGGTCCGGTGTGACCGGCGCCGAGTTCGCCGGCGCCTACCAGGCGCTCGGGTCCAAGGTGACGCTGGTCTCCTCGCGGGACCGGGTGCTGCCGGGTGAGGACCCGGATGCGGCGGCGGTGCTGGAGGAGGTCTTCCGGCGCCGTGGCATGAACGTCATGGCGCGCTCCCGCGCCGAATCCGCCAAGCGCGTCGGCGACCGGGTCGAGGTCACCCTCGCGGACGGGCGGGTCATCACCGGGTCGCACTGCCTGATGGCCGTCGGTGCCATTCCCAACAGTGAGGGGATGGGCCTGGAGGAGGCCGGGGTCAGGGTGCGCGAGTCCGGGCACATCTGGACCGACAAGGTCTCCAGGACCACGGCTCCGGGTGTGTACGCCGCCGGTGACGTCACCGGGGTGTTCGCGCTCGCCTCCGTCGCCGCCATGCAGGGGCGTATCGCCATGTACCACTTCCTCGGCGACGCGGTGGCCCCGCTGAACCTGAAGACCGTCTCGTCGAACGTCTTCACCGACCCGGAGATCGCCACCGTCGGCTATTCGCAGGCCGACGTCGACGGCGGGAAGATCGATGCCCGGGTCGTGAAACTGCCCCTGCTGCGCAACCCGCGCGCGAAGATGCAGGGCATCCGCGACGGCTTCGTCAAGATCTTCTGCCGCCCGGGTACGGGAATCATCGTCGGCGGTGTCGTCGTGGCGCCTCGCGCCTCGGAACTGATCCATCCCATCTCGATCGCGGTCGACAACAATCTGACGGTCGAACAGATCGCGAACGCCTTCACCGTTTACCCCTCCCTTTCGGGGTCGATCGCCGAGGTGGCACGGCAGTTGCACACGCGCAAGGACACCGGCAAAGTCTGA
- a CDS encoding acyl-CoA carboxylase subunit beta gives MSEPEERHETQQSTGIDIHTTAGKLADLQRRIDEATHAGSARAVEKQHAKGKLTARERIELLLDEGSFAELDEFARHRSTNFGLEDNRPYGDGVVTGYGTVDGRPVAVFSQDFTVFGGALGEVYGQKIVKVMDFALKTGCPVIGINDSGGARIQEGVASLGAYGEIFRRNTHASGVIPQISLVVGPCAGGAVYSPAITDFTVMVDQTSHMFITGPDVIKTVTGEDVGFEELGGARTHNSVSGVAHHMAGDEKDAIEYVKQLLSYLPSNNLSEAPAFPEEADLALTDEDRELDTLVPDSANQPYDMHTVIEHILDDAEFFETQALFAPNILTGFGRVEGAPVGIVANQPMQFAGCLDIKASEKAARFVRTCDAFNIPVITFVDVPGFLPGVGQEHDGIIRRGAKLIYAYAEATVPLITVITRKAFGGAYDVMGSKHLGADLNLAWPTAQIAVMGAQGAVNILHRRTIAEADANGDLEATRARLIREYEDALLNPYIAAERGYVDSVIMPSDTRRHVVRGLRQLRTKRESLPPKKHGNIPL, from the coding sequence ATGTCCGAGCCGGAAGAGCGTCACGAGACCCAGCAGTCCACGGGGATCGACATCCACACCACCGCGGGCAAGCTCGCGGACCTCCAGCGCCGTATTGATGAAGCGACGCACGCCGGCTCCGCACGCGCCGTCGAAAAGCAGCACGCCAAGGGCAAGTTGACGGCCCGTGAGCGCATCGAGCTCCTGCTCGACGAGGGGTCCTTCGCCGAGCTGGACGAGTTCGCCCGGCACCGCTCCACCAACTTCGGCCTGGAGGACAACCGCCCCTACGGGGACGGCGTGGTGACCGGTTACGGCACCGTGGACGGGCGTCCGGTGGCCGTGTTCTCCCAGGACTTCACCGTCTTCGGCGGCGCGCTGGGCGAGGTCTACGGCCAGAAGATCGTCAAGGTGATGGACTTCGCGCTGAAGACCGGCTGCCCGGTCATCGGCATCAACGACTCCGGCGGCGCCCGTATCCAGGAGGGGGTCGCCTCCCTCGGGGCGTACGGCGAGATCTTCCGGCGCAACACCCACGCGAGCGGTGTCATCCCGCAGATCTCCCTCGTCGTCGGCCCGTGCGCGGGCGGGGCCGTGTACTCCCCGGCCATCACCGACTTCACCGTCATGGTCGACCAGACCTCGCACATGTTCATCACGGGCCCTGACGTCATCAAGACGGTCACCGGCGAGGACGTCGGGTTCGAGGAGCTGGGCGGCGCCCGCACCCACAACTCGGTGTCCGGTGTGGCGCACCACATGGCCGGGGACGAGAAGGACGCCATCGAGTACGTCAAGCAGCTGCTGTCGTACCTGCCGTCCAACAACCTCTCCGAGGCGCCGGCCTTCCCGGAGGAGGCAGACCTCGCCCTCACCGACGAGGACCGTGAGCTGGACACGCTCGTCCCGGACAGCGCGAACCAGCCGTACGACATGCACACGGTGATCGAACACATCCTGGACGACGCCGAGTTCTTCGAGACGCAGGCGCTGTTCGCCCCGAACATCCTCACCGGCTTCGGCCGGGTCGAGGGCGCCCCGGTGGGGATCGTCGCCAACCAGCCGATGCAGTTCGCCGGCTGTCTCGACATCAAGGCCTCCGAGAAGGCGGCCCGCTTCGTGCGCACCTGTGACGCCTTCAACATCCCGGTCATCACCTTCGTGGACGTGCCGGGCTTCCTCCCCGGCGTCGGCCAGGAGCACGACGGCATCATCCGCCGCGGCGCGAAGCTCATCTACGCCTATGCGGAAGCCACCGTGCCCCTCATCACGGTGATCACCCGCAAGGCCTTCGGCGGCGCCTACGACGTCATGGGCTCCAAGCACCTCGGCGCAGACCTCAACCTCGCCTGGCCCACCGCCCAGATCGCCGTCATGGGCGCCCAGGGCGCGGTCAACATCCTGCACCGCCGCACGATCGCGGAGGCCGACGCGAACGGCGACCTGGAGGCGACCCGGGCGCGCCTCATCCGGGAGTACGAGGACGCCCTCCTCAACCCCTACATCGCGGCCGAGCGCGGCTACGTCGACTCCGTGATCATGCCGTCGGACACCCGACGTCACGTGGTCAGGGGGCTGCGTCAGCTGCGTACCAAGCGCGAGTCGCTGCCGCCCAAGAAGCACGGCAACATCCCCCTCTAG
- a CDS encoding gamma-glutamylcyclotransferase — MSLYAAYAGNLDARLMTRRAPHSPMRATGWLNGWRLTFGGEHMGWEGALATIVEDPLSQVFVALYEIAPPDEDSMDRWEGVSLDIYRRTRVRVHTLEGEEQAWTYVLNGYEGGLPSARYLGEVADAAESAGAPHDYVMELRKRPC; from the coding sequence ATGTCGCTCTACGCCGCCTACGCCGGCAACCTCGACGCGCGGCTGATGACCCGCCGTGCCCCGCACTCGCCGATGCGCGCCACGGGGTGGCTGAACGGGTGGCGGCTGACCTTCGGGGGCGAGCACATGGGCTGGGAGGGCGCCCTCGCAACGATCGTCGAGGACCCGCTGTCCCAGGTGTTCGTCGCGCTCTACGAGATCGCCCCGCCCGACGAGGACTCCATGGACCGCTGGGAGGGCGTCAGCCTCGACATCTACCGCCGTACACGCGTCCGCGTCCACACCCTGGAGGGTGAGGAGCAGGCCTGGACGTACGTCCTGAACGGCTACGAGGGCGGTCTGCCCTCCGCGCGCTACCTGGGCGAGGTCGCCGACGCCGCGGAATCGGCGGGCGCACCGCACGACTACGTGATGGAACTGCGCAAGCGCCCCTGCTGA
- a CDS encoding SGNH/GDSL hydrolase family protein: MFTTAWTASPQLPSEGFTPNWSREGFWRQSVRQVVRLSSGGSRLRIRLSHAYGTSPVRLAGATVGRTASGAGVEPGSLRGLPLAAEIPAQGELVSDAVELAVSAGESVTVTLYFDAATGPATFHAQAFTTGYRGEGELLGDVSGEGFDAVSESWYFLTAVETDSGRTDGIALFGDSVTDGFGSTPGADRRWSDALARLSGRPVLNAGIGGNLLLNDSAWYGEKGVRRFRRDVLGLAGVDTVVVLLGLNDIGFSETDEQPTYKPAPVVEAAELIRGHRELIRQARGLRVIGCTLLPFGGSDHWGEHAAKVAHEVDEWVRCSGEYDAVVDLARELAGPADPDRLHPSYDFGDHLHPNDLGYEVMAEALSAVL, from the coding sequence GTGTTCACCACTGCTTGGACCGCCTCGCCCCAGCTGCCCAGCGAAGGCTTCACCCCCAACTGGTCCCGGGAGGGCTTCTGGCGCCAGTCGGTGCGCCAGGTCGTCCGGCTGTCGTCCGGGGGCAGCCGACTGCGGATCCGCCTCTCCCACGCGTACGGCACCTCGCCGGTCCGTCTCGCGGGCGCCACGGTCGGCCGTACCGCGTCGGGGGCGGGCGTCGAGCCCGGTTCACTGCGCGGGCTCCCGCTCGCCGCCGAGATCCCCGCACAGGGTGAACTCGTCAGCGACGCGGTCGAACTCGCCGTGTCCGCGGGGGAGTCGGTGACGGTCACGCTGTACTTCGACGCGGCGACCGGGCCCGCGACCTTTCACGCACAGGCCTTCACCACCGGCTACCGCGGAGAGGGCGAACTGCTCGGCGACGTGAGCGGCGAGGGGTTCGACGCGGTGAGCGAGTCCTGGTACTTCCTGACCGCCGTGGAGACGGACTCCGGCCGTACGGACGGGATAGCGCTGTTCGGGGACTCCGTCACCGACGGCTTCGGCTCGACTCCGGGGGCGGACCGGCGATGGTCGGACGCGCTGGCCAGGCTCAGCGGGCGGCCCGTGCTCAACGCCGGTATCGGCGGGAACCTGCTGCTCAACGACTCCGCGTGGTACGGGGAGAAGGGGGTGCGGCGGTTCCGGCGGGATGTGCTCGGGCTTGCCGGGGTGGACACGGTCGTCGTGCTGCTGGGGCTCAACGACATCGGGTTCAGTGAGACCGACGAACAGCCGACGTACAAGCCGGCACCGGTGGTCGAGGCAGCCGAACTCATCCGCGGGCACCGGGAGTTGATACGGCAGGCTCGGGGGCTGCGGGTGATCGGGTGCACCCTGCTGCCGTTCGGCGGTTCCGACCACTGGGGTGAACACGCGGCGAAGGTCGCGCACGAGGTCGACGAATGGGTGCGCTGCTCCGGCGAGTACGACGCGGTGGTGGATCTCGCGCGGGAGCTGGCCGGTCCGGCAGACCCGGACCGGCTGCACCCGTCGTACGACTTCGGCGATCACCTGCACCCGAACGATCTCGGATACGAGGTGATGGCCGAAGCGCTGTCAGCCGTCCTCTAG
- a CDS encoding DeoR/GlpR family DNA-binding transcription regulator, protein MFAAERRQLILEMVRANGAVSLRELARVVQTSEVTVRRDVRALEAEGLLDRRHGGAVLPGGFTRESGFPQKSHLATAEKTAIADLAASLVEEGEAIVVGAGTTTQELARRLARVPGLTVVTNSLLVAQALAHANRVEVVMTGGTLRGTNYALVGSGAEQSLQGLRVSRAFISGSGLTAERGLSTSNMLSASVDRALVQAAAEVVVLADHTKLGTDTMFQTVPTDVITRLVTDEPPAHDDRAGTELQALADQGVQIAVAGASGAPGGDQVPARRQQRRDMPLPGPRRGQVAGGPTLRTATVHGEQPPGAERARVADLRRR, encoded by the coding sequence GTGTTCGCTGCAGAACGTCGCCAATTGATCCTCGAAATGGTGCGAGCCAACGGGGCTGTATCGCTCCGTGAGCTCGCCCGCGTCGTCCAGACCTCAGAAGTGACCGTACGGCGGGACGTGCGCGCACTGGAGGCAGAAGGACTCCTCGACCGCCGACATGGCGGTGCGGTATTGCCGGGCGGGTTCACGCGAGAGTCCGGCTTTCCGCAGAAATCACATCTCGCGACCGCCGAGAAGACGGCCATCGCCGATCTCGCCGCGAGCCTCGTCGAAGAAGGCGAGGCGATCGTGGTGGGAGCGGGTACGACCACACAGGAACTGGCACGCCGGCTCGCCCGGGTCCCCGGACTGACCGTCGTGACCAACTCCCTGCTGGTGGCTCAGGCGCTCGCCCATGCCAACCGGGTGGAAGTGGTGATGACCGGCGGCACCCTGCGCGGTACCAACTACGCCCTGGTGGGCTCCGGGGCGGAACAGTCGCTCCAAGGGCTCAGGGTCTCCCGGGCCTTCATCTCCGGGAGCGGGCTCACCGCCGAGCGCGGGCTGTCCACGTCCAACATGCTGTCGGCATCCGTGGACCGGGCGCTGGTGCAGGCCGCCGCGGAGGTCGTGGTCCTCGCCGACCACACCAAGCTCGGTACGGACACGATGTTCCAGACCGTGCCGACGGACGTGATCACCCGCCTTGTCACGGACGAGCCCCCGGCCCATGACGACCGGGCCGGCACGGAACTCCAGGCGCTCGCCGACCAGGGGGTGCAGATCGCCGTGGCCGGCGCGTCGGGAGCGCCGGGGGGTGATCAGGTCCCGGCGCGTCGGCAACAGCGCCGGGACATGCCCCTGCCGGGGCCCCGCCGCGGCCAGGTCGCGGGCGGCCCGACCCTCCGCACAGCCACCGTCCACGGTGAGCAGCCTCCGGGCGCGGAGCGGGCACGGGTGGCGGACCTGCGCCGGCGGTGA
- a CDS encoding Maf family protein, with translation MTDQPRRRLVLASQSPARLGLLRQAGLTPEVIVSGVDEEAVSAPTPAELALALAEAKASVVAARPDVRGALVIGCDSVLDLDGEALGKPADTEEATARWKAMRGRAGTLQTGHCVHDTESGRYASAVASTVVRFGEPTDAEIAAYVASGEPLYVAGAFTLDGRSAPFIEGIDGDHGNVIGLSLPLLRRLLAELGVGITELWAPAEV, from the coding sequence ATGACCGATCAGCCGCGCCGCCGACTCGTGCTCGCCTCCCAGTCCCCCGCCCGGCTGGGCCTGCTGCGCCAGGCCGGCCTCACCCCCGAGGTCATCGTCAGCGGGGTCGACGAGGAAGCCGTCAGCGCCCCCACCCCCGCCGAACTGGCCCTCGCCCTCGCCGAGGCCAAGGCCTCCGTCGTGGCCGCGAGGCCCGACGTCAGGGGTGCACTGGTGATCGGCTGCGACTCGGTGCTCGACCTGGACGGCGAGGCACTGGGCAAACCGGCCGACACCGAGGAGGCGACGGCCCGTTGGAAGGCCATGCGCGGGCGCGCGGGCACACTCCAGACCGGCCACTGCGTCCACGACACCGAGAGCGGCCGGTACGCCTCCGCGGTCGCCTCCACGGTCGTCCGCTTCGGCGAGCCGACCGACGCGGAGATCGCCGCGTACGTCGCCTCCGGCGAACCCCTCTACGTCGCGGGGGCGTTCACCCTGGACGGCCGCTCGGCCCCGTTCATCGAGGGCATCGACGGCGACCACGGCAACGTGATCGGCCTCAGCCTGCCGCTGCTGCGCCGACTGCTGGCCGAACTGGGCGTCGGCATCACGGAGTTGTGGGCGCCGGCGGAGGTGTGA
- a CDS encoding acyl-CoA carboxylase subunit epsilon translates to MNIKVVRGNPTPEELAAALAVVRARAAAATDTPSGAEETRAAWSDPSRIAGRRLPQPGPTAWTRTYWPS, encoded by the coding sequence ATGAACATCAAGGTCGTACGGGGAAACCCCACCCCCGAGGAGCTGGCCGCCGCCCTGGCGGTGGTCCGGGCCCGCGCCGCGGCGGCGACGGACACGCCGTCGGGCGCGGAGGAGACCAGGGCCGCATGGTCGGACCCGTCCCGTATCGCGGGGCGCCGCCTGCCCCAGCCGGGGCCCACGGCATGGACGCGCACGTACTGGCCGTCCTAG
- a CDS encoding purine-nucleoside phosphorylase has translation MNASLLPDDIQGDPHTAADAAATRLRELTGAETHDVALVMGSGWAPAVDALGAPDAEFPVTDLPGFPPPAVEGHGGTIRSYKMGDKRALVFLGRTHYYEGRGVAAVAHGVRTAVAAGCKTVVLTNGCGGLREGMRPGQPVLISDHINLTATSPIIGANFVDLTDLYSPRLRALCKEIDASLEEGVYAQFPGPHYETPAEIRMARVIGADLVGMSTVLEAIAAREAGAEVLGISLVTNLAAGMTGEPLNHEEVLQAGRDSATRMGSLLAQVLDRL, from the coding sequence GTGAACGCATCTCTTCTTCCGGACGACATCCAGGGCGACCCCCACACCGCCGCGGACGCCGCCGCCACGCGCCTGCGCGAACTGACGGGCGCCGAGACCCACGACGTCGCCCTCGTGATGGGCTCCGGCTGGGCCCCCGCGGTGGACGCGCTCGGTGCACCCGACGCCGAGTTCCCGGTCACCGACCTGCCCGGTTTCCCGCCGCCGGCGGTGGAGGGACACGGCGGCACGATCCGCTCGTACAAGATGGGCGACAAGCGCGCCCTGGTCTTCCTGGGCCGTACGCACTACTACGAGGGCCGCGGTGTCGCCGCCGTCGCGCACGGCGTCCGCACCGCCGTCGCCGCCGGCTGCAAGACGGTGGTCCTCACCAACGGCTGCGGCGGCCTCCGCGAGGGCATGCGGCCCGGCCAGCCGGTCCTGATCAGCGACCACATCAACCTCACGGCGACGTCCCCCATCATCGGCGCGAACTTCGTCGACCTCACGGACCTCTACTCCCCCCGCCTGCGCGCCCTGTGCAAGGAGATCGACGCGAGCCTGGAGGAGGGCGTCTACGCCCAGTTCCCCGGCCCGCACTACGAGACCCCGGCCGAGATCCGCATGGCCCGCGTGATCGGCGCGGACCTGGTGGGCATGTCGACGGTCCTGGAGGCGATCGCCGCGCGTGAGGCGGGTGCGGAGGTACTGGGCATCTCCCTGGTCACCAACCTCGCGGCGGGCATGACGGGCGAGCCGCTGAACCACGAGGAGGTCCTCCAGGCAGGCCGTGACTCGGCAACCCGGATGGGTTCCCTGCTGGCCCAGGTCCTGGACCGCCTCTGA
- a CDS encoding biotin--[acetyl-CoA-carboxylase] ligase: MTPRDVSGDDSRWSDLDRPPLNAAALRRGLVREGGLWSGIEVVTDTGSTNSDLVARARAGKAAEGTVLVAEEQTAGRGRLDRQWTAPPRSGLFFSVLLNPADVPVSRWGWLPLLTGVAVATGLSRSAGVDTALKWPNDLLVTVGGKERKAGGILAERAGENGVVVGVGINVSLREDELPVPGAGSLALAGAVSTDRDPLLRAVLRSLEEWYDRWRAAAGDPTVSGLQETYAAGCATLGRTVRAELPGDRSLVGEAVAVDGDGRLVIATQEGVQEPVGAGDIVHLRPA, translated from the coding sequence ATGACGCCGCGAGATGTTTCAGGAGACGACAGCCGCTGGTCGGATCTCGACCGGCCGCCCCTCAACGCCGCCGCCCTGCGCCGCGGGCTGGTGCGGGAGGGCGGGCTGTGGTCCGGGATCGAGGTGGTCACGGACACCGGCTCCACCAACTCCGACCTGGTCGCCCGCGCCCGCGCGGGCAAGGCCGCCGAGGGCACGGTCCTCGTCGCCGAGGAGCAGACGGCGGGGCGGGGCCGCCTGGACAGGCAGTGGACCGCGCCGCCCCGCTCGGGCCTCTTCTTCTCCGTCCTGCTGAACCCGGCCGACGTACCGGTGTCCCGCTGGGGCTGGCTGCCGCTGCTCACCGGGGTCGCGGTGGCCACGGGCCTGTCCCGGTCCGCCGGCGTCGACACCGCCCTGAAGTGGCCCAACGACCTGCTGGTGACCGTGGGCGGCAAGGAACGCAAGGCCGGCGGAATCCTCGCCGAGCGCGCCGGCGAGAACGGCGTCGTCGTCGGCGTCGGCATCAACGTCAGCCTCCGCGAGGACGAGCTGCCGGTGCCGGGTGCGGGATCGCTGGCGCTGGCCGGGGCGGTGAGCACCGACCGGGACCCCCTGCTGCGGGCCGTACTGCGGTCCCTGGAGGAGTGGTACGACCGCTGGCGCGCGGCGGCGGGCGACCCGACGGTGAGCGGTCTGCAGGAGACGTACGCGGCGGGGTGCGCGACGCTGGGCAGGACGGTGCGGGCGGAGCTGCCGGGAGATCGCTCGCTGGTCGGCGAGGCGGTCGCGGTGGACGGCGACGGCCGCCTGGTGATCGCGACGCAGGAAGGCGTACAGGAACCGGTGGGAGCGGGCGACATCGTCCACTTGCGACCGGCCTGA
- the mmpB gene encoding morphogenic membrane protein MmpB: MLWSDPENEPPKELRDMEVMLRRLSIFMAVAMVIAMIVIGLR; encoded by the coding sequence ATGCTGTGGTCCGACCCCGAGAACGAACCGCCGAAGGAACTTCGCGACATGGAAGTCATGCTTCGGCGCTTGAGCATCTTCATGGCGGTGGCCATGGTGATCGCCATGATTGTGATCGGGCTGCGCTGA
- a CDS encoding acetyl/propionyl/methylcrotonyl-CoA carboxylase subunit alpha, with translation MRKVLIANRGEIAVRVARACRDAGIASVAVYADPDRDALHVRAADEAFALGGDTPATSYLDIDKVLGAAREADADAVHPGYGFLSENAEFAQAVLDAGLIWIGPPPQAIRDLGDKVAARHIAQRAGAPLVAGTPDPVSGADEVVAFAEEHGLPIAIKAAFGGGGRGLKVARTLEEVPELYDSAVREAVAAFGRGECFVERYLDKPRHVETQCLADSHGNVVVVSTRDCSLQRRHQKLVEEAPAPFLSDAQVDELYASSKAILKEAGYVGAGTVEFLVGTDGTISFLEVNTRLQVEHPVTEEVAGIDLVREMFRIADGEALGYGDPELRGHSFEFRINGEDPGRGFLPAPGTVTRFEGPSGPGVRLDAGVESGSVIGPAWDSLLAKLVVTGATREQALQRAARALAEFQVEGMATAIPFHRKVVTDPAFAPELTGSADPFTVHTRWIETEFVNDIPAFAAPTGTDEADEDTDRETIVVEVGGKRLEVSLPVSLGMSLARTGLAAGAKPKRRAAKKSGPAASGDTLASPMQGTIVKIAVEEGQDVKEGDLIVVLEAMKMEQPLNAHKSGTIKGLSAEVGSSITSGAPICEIKD, from the coding sequence GTGCGCAAGGTGCTCATCGCCAACCGTGGCGAAATCGCTGTCCGCGTTGCCCGGGCCTGCCGGGATGCCGGTATCGCGAGCGTGGCCGTGTACGCCGACCCGGACCGGGACGCTCTGCATGTCCGCGCCGCGGATGAGGCGTTCGCCCTGGGCGGTGACACCCCGGCCACCAGCTATCTGGACATCGACAAGGTCCTGGGCGCCGCGCGTGAGGCGGACGCTGACGCCGTCCACCCCGGATACGGCTTCCTGTCCGAGAACGCCGAGTTCGCACAGGCAGTCCTGGACGCGGGCCTGATCTGGATCGGCCCGCCCCCGCAGGCCATCCGCGACCTCGGCGACAAGGTCGCCGCCCGGCACATCGCCCAGCGTGCCGGTGCCCCCCTGGTCGCCGGCACCCCCGACCCGGTCTCCGGGGCGGACGAGGTCGTCGCCTTCGCCGAGGAACACGGCCTGCCGATCGCCATCAAGGCCGCCTTCGGCGGTGGCGGACGCGGCCTGAAGGTCGCCCGCACCCTCGAAGAGGTCCCCGAGCTGTACGACTCCGCCGTGCGCGAGGCCGTCGCCGCGTTCGGGCGCGGTGAGTGCTTCGTCGAGCGCTACCTCGACAAGCCCCGCCACGTGGAGACCCAGTGCCTGGCCGACTCCCACGGCAACGTGGTCGTCGTCTCCACCCGCGACTGCTCCCTGCAGCGCCGCCACCAGAAACTGGTCGAAGAGGCCCCCGCTCCCTTCCTCTCCGACGCCCAGGTCGACGAGCTGTACGCGTCCTCCAAGGCCATCCTCAAGGAGGCCGGCTACGTCGGCGCCGGCACGGTGGAGTTCCTCGTCGGCACCGACGGCACGATCTCCTTCCTGGAGGTCAACACCCGCCTCCAGGTCGAACACCCGGTCACCGAAGAGGTCGCCGGCATCGACCTGGTGCGCGAGATGTTCCGCATCGCCGACGGCGAAGCCCTCGGCTACGGCGACCCCGAACTGCGCGGCCACTCCTTCGAGTTCCGCATCAACGGCGAGGACCCCGGCCGCGGCTTCCTGCCCGCCCCCGGCACCGTCACCCGCTTCGAAGGACCCTCCGGCCCCGGCGTGCGCCTGGACGCCGGCGTCGAGTCCGGCAGCGTCATCGGCCCCGCCTGGGACTCCCTGCTCGCCAAACTCGTCGTCACCGGCGCCACCCGCGAGCAGGCCCTGCAGCGCGCCGCCCGCGCCCTGGCCGAATTCCAGGTCGAGGGCATGGCCACCGCCATCCCCTTCCACCGCAAGGTCGTCACCGACCCCGCGTTCGCCCCCGAACTCACCGGCAGCGCGGACCCCTTCACGGTCCACACCCGCTGGATCGAAACCGAGTTCGTCAACGACATCCCCGCGTTCGCCGCCCCCACCGGCACCGACGAGGCCGACGAGGACACCGACCGCGAGACCATCGTCGTCGAGGTCGGCGGCAAGCGCCTGGAGGTCTCCCTCCCGGTCTCGCTGGGCATGTCCCTGGCCCGCACCGGCCTCGCCGCCGGCGCCAAACCCAAGCGCCGCGCCGCCAAGAAGTCCGGCCCCGCCGCCTCCGGCGACACCCTCGCCTCCCCCATGCAGGGCACCATCGTCAAGATCGCCGTCGAGGAAGGTCAGGACGTCAAGGAAGGCGACCTGATCGTCGTCCTCGAAGCGATGAAAATGGAACAGCCCCTCAACGCGCACAAGTCCGGCACCATCAAGGGCCTGTCCGCCGAAGTCGGTTCGTCCATCACCTCGGGCGCCCCGATCTGCGAGATCAAGGACTGA